CCATGGCGGTCTGGGCCTGGCTGATGATGACGTCTTCTTGACGCGGAGCGTAGGTTTCGGCGATCTTCAGATTGCGTTCCGCCGCCCTTGGCATGCTCGATATGCGCTGAACGTCGGCTAGCGGCACGCGCAGGTTGACGTTACTCGGTGCCTTCGCACTGGCCTGGGCCAGATTTTCGCGTGCGTCCTTGAGCAAACCCGTATAGGTATAGAGCGAGTTTTTTAAAATCAAGGTGTCGGTATAGCCCGGATTGGGCTGGGCGATGGGATTGCCGCGTAACCAGCGAGTGGCGGGCATGTCTTTCTCCATGCGCTCGGCCAGTGCCAGTGCCTGGTCTTCGCGGCCAGATTCCAGCAAGGAAAAGGCTAATCCGGTTTGATAGCGTGTGCGTGTTTTTTCGTCCAGCGAGGGTTCGGCCAACGCCCGCTCGTAGCTGGACACAGCTTGTTCGGGGTGGCGGGCGCGCAGTTGCAGTGCTCCTAGCGAGGCGTAAGCATAGCTCGGATATTGGGCCGCCCGTTCGGGGGCAATGTCCACTGTCGAGGGGGCGTCTTCGCGTGCGTCCACAGCAATCAGGCGGTCGCCACGAATGCGGCGTGCGAAAGCGGGATTGCCCAGAAAGCTGCCGCTGTCAGCCAGCCTGTCTTGCAACGCGATGGCTCGGTTGGCAATCACAAAGCGTTCGGTCAGTGTGCGTGTGGGCTGGGGCGATAGCCGGGTCAATTCAGCAGCATAGTCGGCCTGACGGTCAGCCATGTCTGCGTTCGAGAAGATGCCGGGATGCTGTGTTTGCCATTCCATCGCCTGACGATGCAGGCCGGCGGCATGCAGGGACTGGTCATAATCCCGGATGACATCGATTTTGTCGGGCTGGACAGCCAGGGCATCCTGGCTGACGCGCAGGGCGTCGTAGTTCTGGCCGGCAGCGCGGTAGATGTAGCTGCGGGTCAGCAGGTAATTGGTATTTTCACGTGTGGCCGGCCTCAGTTGCTGGGTGCAGCTCAAGGCCTGGGCAGTCAGGCCGGCATCGGCCAGGCTCATACACAGGCCCATGGTGAAGGCCGTTTGCTGTGGAAAGCGCCGCACTCCTTCCCGATACAGGGTTTGGGCGGGAGCCCATTGGCGCGTATCTTTGTGGGCGCGCGCGACCAACAGCAGGACATCGGCCGGCAAAAGCTGCTTGGTCGGCCAGTTTTCGTACAGACGGATGACCTCTTGCGGCTGACCTGCCCAGGCATGAATGCGCATCAGATCAAGCTGGGCACGCATCTCTTGCGGATGTTGTTGCTGGTACTGCTGCAAGCCGACGATGGCAGATTGATATTGGCCTTGGCGTGCCTGTTTGATCCAGTCCTCATAGGAGGCGGCATGCAGGCTATTGTTACACGCGGTCAGGACGAGCAGGGTTAAGGAATCCAGCCCACACCGGCG
This genomic interval from Alcaligenes ammonioxydans contains the following:
- the pgaA gene encoding poly-beta-1,6 N-acetyl-D-glucosamine export porin PgaA, giving the protein MSRRSLKRRALQNVGLFPAKTSFLRRCGLDSLTLLVLTACNNSLHAASYEDWIKQARQGQYQSAIVGLQQYQQQHPQEMRAQLDLMRIHAWAGQPQEVIRLYENWPTKQLLPADVLLLVARAHKDTRQWAPAQTLYREGVRRFPQQTAFTMGLCMSLADAGLTAQALSCTQQLRPATRENTNYLLTRSYIYRAAGQNYDALRVSQDALAVQPDKIDVIRDYDQSLHAAGLHRQAMEWQTQHPGIFSNADMADRQADYAAELTRLSPQPTRTLTERFVIANRAIALQDRLADSGSFLGNPAFARRIRGDRLIAVDAREDAPSTVDIAPERAAQYPSYAYASLGALQLRARHPEQAVSSYERALAEPSLDEKTRTRYQTGLAFSLLESGREDQALALAERMEKDMPATRWLRGNPIAQPNPGYTDTLILKNSLYTYTGLLKDARENLAQASAKAPSNVNLRVPLADVQRISSMPRAAERNLKIAETYAPRQEDVIISQAQTAMDLHEYRQAEELLAYAKAHYPTNMRVTELDKDWQTYRKNELILRSGFEKSNGGDVSGNDGIRTEAQWYSAPIDYNWRVTALAGHLDTNDELGHNVFWQGAGLEYRGRDWQSQLMINNQNAGQGNKMGASLQVDHELNDHWSIGGTLDYRTLDIPNRALDAGITANQGQVRLRWQNGPEQWVQAAYTGTKFSDDNVRQSLQITGNQRIYTRPRLKADAQLELWASANKDEDRPYYSPRREYMAVPALRLEHLIYQHYDERLTQALTLGVGLHHQSGYGSGAVGSVAYELNYQHDRDLEVGLRLQALSRPYDGQREQQYSGMVELKIKF